In Anser cygnoides isolate HZ-2024a breed goose chromosome 16, Taihu_goose_T2T_genome, whole genome shotgun sequence, one genomic interval encodes:
- the TLDC2 gene encoding TLD domain-containing protein 2, translating into MRGLRARYHLLADQDEDLPMGCAEPDSEGRPGWEGAPVAAAAPEEPCGLVLSTPSRILRDRETKELGPHLPTRLQQQPWRLLYCTARDGFSLRTLYRRAGPPSSPALLLIRDTNAQAFGAFFATTIHMSNKFYGTGETFLFSFAPELKVFRWTGRNNFFMKGDVDLLMVGGGSGRFGLWLDRDLHHGGSYPCETFNNESLSSRGDFCVQDLEVWGLA; encoded by the exons ATGAGGGGGCTCCGTGCCCGCTACCACCTCCTG GCCGACCAGGATGAGGACCTGCCCATGGGATGTGCGGAGCCGGACAGCGAGGGGCGACCAGGCTGGGAGGGGGCCCCGGTTGCAGCTGCGGCCCCGGAGGAGCCGTGTGGTCTGGTGCTGAGCACACCGAGCCGCATCCTGCGGGACAGGGAGACCAAGGAG CTGGGGCCCCACCTGCCCAcccggctgcagcagcagccctggcgCCTGCTGTACTGCACTGCACGGGATGGCTTCAGCCTGAGAACCCTGTACCGGCGTGCCGGCCCGCCGAGctcccctgcactgctgctcATCCGAGACACCAATGCACAG GCCTTCGGGGCGTTCTTCGCTACCACCATTCACATGAGCAACAAATTTTACGGCACAGGGGaaactttcctcttctctttcgccccagagctgaag GTCTTCAGGTGGACGGGCAGGAACAACTTCTTCATGAAGGGAGATGTGGACCTGCTGATGGTCGGTGGGGGCAG TGGCAGGTTTGGGCTGTGGCTGGACAGGGACTTGCACCATGGGGGCAGCTACCCCTGCGAGACCTTCAACAATGAGAGCCTCTCGTCGCGGGGGGATTTCTGCGTTCAGGACCTGGAGGTGTGGGGCCTGGCCTGA